In Sorghum bicolor cultivar BTx623 chromosome 10, Sorghum_bicolor_NCBIv3, whole genome shotgun sequence, one genomic interval encodes:
- the LOC8069038 gene encoding nuclear speckle RNA-binding protein A, whose protein sequence is MADAYWRYAAADPRQQQQQQPQPPSAGGGIGHPGMGGGAPQMAPAVGQQQQQQPMKRPRPADFSDVPGAPDMTGYYPRDEERAGYRPARDTEALNASYERFLRTGQIQSFGGGPAGEPIRPAVGGNAGYPVDDRSMMAARGMDSRNIGFGGGMPEPPLPPDASNTLYIEGIPTGCTRREVSHIFRPFVGFREVRLVNKEPKHPGGDPIVLCFVDFAEPTQSAIAMEALQGYKFDEHDRNSPNLRLQFARFTGPRGNSGPGGGRGRR, encoded by the exons ATGGCCGACGCGTACTGGAGGTACGCTGCCGCCGACCcgcgccagcagcagcagcagcagccgcagccgccCTCCGCCGGCGGGGGCATCGGGCACCCCGGCATGGGCGGCGGCGCACCGCAGATGGCCCCCGCCgtggggcagcagcagcagcagcagcccatGAAGCGACCCCGCCCCGCCGACTTCTCAG ATGTACCCGGTGCACCTGACATGACTGGCTATTATCCACGTGATGAAGAAAGGGCAGGATATCGTCCTGCTAGAGATACTGAGGCTCTTAACGCGTCCTACGAACGTTTTCTGCGTACTGGG CAAATTCAATCCTTTGGTGGTGGACCTGCTGGAGAACCTATTAGGCCTGCTGTTGGTGGCAATGCTGGCTACCCAGTTGATGACCGTTCGATGATGGCTGCTAGGGGTATGGATAGCAGAAATATTGGTTTCGGTGGTGGAATGCCAGAGCCACCCCTTCCACCTGATGCCTCAAACACCTTATATATTGAAGGCATTCCAACTGGCTGTACACGTCGAGAAGTTTCAC ACATCTTCCGACCATTTGTTGGCTTTCGTGAGGTTAGGCTTGTAAACAAAGAACCGAAACAT CCTGGTGGTGACCCTATTGTCCTGTGTTTTGTTGATTTCGCGGAACCTACACAATCTGCTATTGCCATGGAGGCTTTGCAAG GCTATAAGTTTGATGAGCATGATCGCAATTCACCCAATTTGCGGCTGCAATTTGCTCGATTTACGGGTCCAAGGGGGAATTCAGGACCTGGTGGCGGTCGTGGTAGGCGATAA